A stretch of DNA from Ovis aries strain OAR_USU_Benz2616 breed Rambouillet chromosome 17, ARS-UI_Ramb_v3.0, whole genome shotgun sequence:
TGGCAGAACCAGTGTTCATGGACCAGACTGTCCGCAGGTGACTGTGGGTCAGGGAGGAGCTTCTCCATGAGGCTGAACAGACCACTCAGAGCTCAAAGACACAAGTGTCTGGTCCTCCCTCAAAGGGCTAACTGGATTGGCCTGGGGTGGGTAGTATGTGGGCCAGGGTCGAGCAGCAGTTTTCTGTAGAGAACACACGACCAAGTGGGGAACTTAAGGTGGTTTAGGTGAGACCACTCTGGCTGACCTGAAGCTAgatcttccttctccctctctttttggGGAAAATACCCTTTTAGAAATACGAATTACAATATCCTActtattgctttaaaatatgaaCCCTTGGAGGAAATACGTTAGCCTTTCAGGAATTTCTTCTTTCCCCCTAGCATTCTAGAGGTCAAAAGAGTATTTTTAGAACAGGTTTTAAATAGcaagataaaacaaaaaatgagggACCAGGTTTACACCTCTTCATTCCTGTTTGTTTCCAAAGTGGACAGTGGAGCTTCAGGTTCCCTCTCcaaccacccccaaccccaaagCATGCTGCCTTATACACAGCTTCCGAACTGGGGAGGAACATGAGTTACCTCTGTGCACGAACAGGTGTATCTCCGTCAGGATGTCGTGTAACGCCAATCCCTTCAGAGTTTTTAACTCCATGATATCTAGAGAGGAGCAGTTAAGGCAAAGCGACCAAGTTCCAGGACAAACACTGTAGAGAGTGACTTTTGAAGGGCTTTTCACCCCAACACAGCTGTTGCTTTCCATCTGAAGTGGCATATGTTGGAcccaaattcttatttttctgtgttttcatctcCATCCAATAAGGGTTTTCTGAAAGATAACAGTTGTATCTGTCTAGTAGAGAATAGAACCAAATGCGTTCCCTAAAAGGCTTTACATCACTACACCTAGCTCTTAATTTTACAGGAAAACAAGAGTAACACTGACATCTTGAAAATGACTGCATCTTCCATCCAATGTCTAAGTGCTTCCCTCCCATCTGTGAGTGGAGTGGCTGCAAGCCACACCCAGGTCAGGGCCCTTCAGGAAGAACTCTGTGGCATTAAAGACAAGCACTCATTCCGCCCACAGACATCGTGCGCCATCATGAGCTGCAAGGAGTTCCATGTTCAGACCCTGGACACTTAAGTACCGACTGTAGGGCATGAGAAAGGATATTCCTGTAGGCCGTGGTGAAGTCTTGATTCAACATCCAGTCCAGGATGTTGGCGATGTCTGACTTGAGTGGGTGTCCTGTGCAGGTGTAGACGGTCTCCTCTGTGACCTTCCCAAAGGCCATGTTGGTGCTCTGTGCAGACAGAGGGGGAGAATCACCATGGCTGCTGCAGGCGGATCAGGAGGCAATTTCAGTGGCAGcaatgtgggggtggggaggcaccCAGCAGGCTGAACCCTGTACTTCTTACACTGCTAAGATCTGGCCATGTCCGGAGGATGCCGCTGCTTATCAGCTATGTTACTGGTTACTGCTGCAGAGTCCTTCCCTATCTCTCCCTTGTTTGCAACAAATTATTCTTTCAATTAATTGAAACACAAGGGTGGGGTACATCTTTAATATATAACAAGACCAAGTTTTTACCAGTTCTCTTGTATTGTTGCTTATGTCTTTCTTGGAAAACTATTCCAAAGCAACTAGAGATCTGCTTGGAGTAGTGCCATACCTGTAAGATGTTCAGAGCCCTTCGCATGTCTCCACTGGAAAGAGTTATGAGCGCTTTCATCCCATCTTCACTTATATCAACTCTGAAAGGAAATAGGCAGAAGGGATTCAGAGGTCCTGAGAGCACAAGTGCTTATGGAGGAAACAAGATGGCCTGGGATGATCGAGGAAtttaaagaaaagggaaggatAGAGTTAACAATACTCTCCTGAACTATAGACTCCAGAATTCACTGGCTTTTGGGGACACTGGCCTCATGTTGAGTCACAGTCCAGTCCAAGTCTAGAAGGACTCTTATTGGGATCAAGTGTTGCTTAATCAACTGTTGCGCAGGTAGCTTTGAAATCTGTTCTCCGGGAGGATAGGGTCCTGATGAGATCTGCAATTGCAGAGCCAAGGCACCTGTTAACAACAGCAGCGGCTTGGGCTGCTTACTTGCTTGGCATCTGATTACACAGAATGTGATGGCTCAGGACCCTCCCTTCTAGTCTAGAAAGGCTAGAGGCATCTTAGCAGAGGGGACTTGGCAATGTGCAGTTCCCAACAACGAAGAGCCGGAAAAAGGTGGGACAGCTTCCAGGGGAGAAGGATGGAATCCAGTGAAGAACCAAATGACTTTCATGAAGAATGTCTGTGAGATGCCAGGGCAGCTGACAGACAGGGAGGCTTAACCTGAATGCCAGGTTTCAGGTTCAGTGCCAGGTTTCCTGAATTGTCTACAAATGGTATCACCTTAAAACATACCAGCCAGTAGCCTTACCCAACACTCAGTCTCCCAAGGCCCGCCCTTCTTccctgcttttcaacatacttcTCTTCTTCTACGACGTGTTCCAGGCGGGGAACCATGAGTTCGGGAGTCAGTGGTCCAAATCGGAATCTTGTACACCGGGACTGCAAGGCGGGAATGATCTTTGACAGATAGTTACAGATGAGGCAAAATCTGGTATTTTCAGTAAACTTCTCAATCACTggcaagggaaaagaaaaccaCCTCACTTCCGTTCTGATCCTTCAAGGGACCCAGAAACCCTGCACTTTTCTAGGGTCATGTGAAAGGCACAGAAAACAAGAATGCAGACAAGTGGAGATGCTATGGTAGCGAGAGAGGATGTCCCTGGAGACCAGCCATCCTTTCCTGAGCTGATGAACAAGACTGTACAGAACACTTCCTCTTCCACGATTGGCCATGATTCTGGCACTCTTGCCATTCTACTCCATTAAGATGTGAAATCCACTATTCCTTCCCTTTTGCATAAAATTCTACCTGGCAGATGGATGCTGCCCCAAGTTTTACTGGGCAGGGGAAGAGGATGGCTTTTTGAAGACTTTCCAATGGACTTTGTCTCAAACTCTTAGAGCATTCGCAAAGCATTAACATGAATTCAGAGATGCCTAAGACATCAGCTTCATTCTGTACCAACATTCTCATGCTGGGATCTGCCCAGACTGACTCAACAGAACAAGATGCTGCAGAAAGGCTGCCAACGCCTTTAGGACCAGAAGATATTCTGTTCTCCTCCTCCTTAAACATGGGCTGGAATCTACTCCTCCCTAAGATTCTTAAAGATTCTCTTCTCTCTTAGCTGTTCACTGCAGAATCTTAATGAGAGAGATTAAGAATGTCCTTGCAAAGAAACTAACTGCACCAGGCCCCTTAAGACTGACAAATTACAGCGTACTCTCCCTTCCCAGCCAAATCATTCTCCCGGCAAGAAGTGAAATCATGTCAGCTTTctgacatgactgatgcaactaAATTTCTAGTATTATTTTCCTGGCTCCTTTGTATCTAAGGGTACCAATAGCAGAAAGGCCTATCTAGCAGTTTAGGAATGAACAACTTCCTACCCACTCCCATCCATCAGTACAAATTCCCAACCCTGAAACTGAACCCAGGGGGGAAAGGAGGATAAAACAACAGTGTCTGGTCATTACCTAAGAGTCCCCAAAAGGTTTATGTCTTTAAGTTACTAGAAGAGGTAATACTCCAGTGCAGACATTTTTGTCTAGATCATCAGATGGGATATGAAGTGAAAGGCATACAGAGATTTGAATGAAAACGGAAAAGAAGCCATGTCCTATCTCATGTCCAAAGATGCTAATTCTCCTCTAGAGCTGTCCTCACCAATACACTGGGCATGGCCATACTCCTTACCTCTCCGCAGGGCGTTCTGGGCGTCCTGAGTCATGGCATCGGCCTCATCCAAGATCACTAGTTTAAAGCCTTTCCTAGGAAAACAAGTGGTACTTTCTAAAAGCTTCTTCAATCTCACTGTGACTTCCAGGCCCAAACCTACACCTTCACATTTGTGCCATTGGGCCCTAGCTCATAAAGTTCATTTTTCCTAGAACTCTGACCAAAGCAGACATTTGTGGTCACATAGAGCAAATACCCCACTGCTCCTTCAACTCTTAAAGGGAACAGAGGTCTAACTTCTGTGTCAGATTCTGTCCTCTGGCACCTTCCTCGTTCTTCTACCCAGAATCCTATTATCCTAGTGCTGCCTTTTCCCCACCACCTTTactgtcttttcctctcttttttcaccACCATCCTAGTTATCCACCCTGATCtcaattcatttttgtttaaattcaaACTAGCTCACCCAGTCTCATGATGTAATCAGTTCTCTGTTAACCAATAAAATGAAACTAATGCTGCCCGAGAGTACCTGCAAATAGATTCAgatagtattttcattttagtaTTTCTTACCACCATTCCTGTACTTTATGTCTTTCTCATGGCTGCTTTTGACAAAAcctcccccctcttttttttacacttttataAACTGGCAAAGGAGAGGATTTAAAAAACAACTCACTGATCAAAATCTTTAAGGAGAGAAATTATGCAAAGAATTCTTACTTAAATATTGTCCTTGTGCTAGCAAAGCTCAGGATTGGTCCCCGAACAATATCTATTCCTCGGTCATCTGAAGCATTCAGCTaaatgtgaaagaagccagaataaatagaaaacatattAGTGTGCTATGAATTAATGTATCTTTTTATCAGTCCTGCTCAGCAAGCTAGGTCTCTAGGTCTAAGGACAGATAAAGAgatgatcattaaaaaaaaagatagcagTTATATTTAAAACTCACAGCTCACTAGATCATTCCACTATATTCTGAAAGGCCAATGACtatctttcttctcccttttgaGGACAATCACTGACATGCTTTGGAGGAATAATTAATTGGTCTGGTCACAGTGAACAGCACCCCAGGCAGGAGCAGAATGATACTAATTTTAGCTACCACAACCCAGAGCAACTCAGAAGTTAGCAAGTCTTTAATAAACTGAAGTAAGAACAATTAAGAATCTTGGTAGCAGAAAGATTCTAAGATCTATAACAAAAAAAGTAAGttaaaccattttttttcttaacaatagACAATATTTAGAATTTCATAATCTAAGTGGATCAGTCGTGTCCCAGCAGTAAACAGCACACTCAAATTCGGTAATTTGAAGAGAATTAAATGAAGAGATATTTTCAAAGGTGCTCGTGAGGTGTGGGAGAAACCACAAGAGCTATGCAATACCTTATGGGCTACTGGGGCCCATTACCACTCTCAAGTCTTAAGGGGTTGTTGGGGGAGTGATGCTGGCTCCTGGGGAATGCTGGGTGCTGTGCCCTGTGGGTGGGGACACTGTCCGTCTGTGGTGACCCAGGGCTGGACCAGGCATCATTTTTCCCCCAACTCCTGGCCAAACCCAATAGGAGCCAGAGGGCAAGGGAGCTTGTCGGCAACACCGCCCAGTCTTCTGGGACAAGAACAGTGTGGAGCAACATGGAGAAGGGCACATGGGATACAGCTAGCAACCA
This window harbors:
- the RFC5 gene encoding replication factor C subunit 5 isoform X2, with protein sequence METSAHKQQQPEAAKIRNLPWVEKYRPQTLDDLISHQDILSTIQKFISEDRLPHLLLYGPPGTGKTSTILACAKQLYKDKEFGSMVLELNASDDRGIDIVRGPILSFASTRTIFKKGFKLVILDEADAMTQDAQNALRRVIEKFTENTRFCLICNYLSKIIPALQSRCTRFRFGPLTPELMVPRLEHVVEEEKVDISEDGMKALITLSSGDMRRALNILQSTNMAFGKVTEETVYTCTGHPLKSDIANILDWMLNQDFTTAYRNILSHALQSKTLIGWR
- the RFC5 gene encoding replication factor C subunit 5 isoform X1, translated to METSAHKQQQPEAAKIRNLPWVEKYRPQTLDDLISHQDILSTIQKFISEDRLPHLLLYGPPGTGKTSTILACAKQLYKDKEFGSMVLELNASDDRGIDIVRGPILSFASTRTIFKKGFKLVILDEADAMTQDAQNALRRVIEKFTENTRFCLICNYLSKIIPALQSRCTRFRFGPLTPELMVPRLEHVVEEEKVDISEDGMKALITLSSGDMRRALNILQSTNMAFGKVTEETVYTCTGHPLKSDIANILDWMLNQDFTTAYRNIMELKTLKGLALHDILTEIHLFVHRVDFPSSVRIHLLTKMADIEYRLSVGTSEKIQLSSLIAAFQVTRDLIVTEA